The following proteins come from a genomic window of Gossypium raimondii isolate GPD5lz chromosome 5, ASM2569854v1, whole genome shotgun sequence:
- the LOC105766199 gene encoding uncharacterized protein LOC105766199: MNPNNCTYGPSHQSIAIESVEISVQNLIKNWYKRQQWQHIFNPSSSSPSSKAPWRNHLAKFLESVQIRILAISLLLFDLILTTLELSSTLVSCSKTIEKSWFHWVGISILTLLSTKIAALAVALGIGGFLRRPGYVVDGVVVIGALVLEAVWEAKGGGLLVVVSLWRVVRVVESALELSDEAIEAQIEAIVCQFEALRVENSRLLDTISRQNQIIETLEKEVDQYRHASDPIEVVGIVPKSTNFNPTLN, from the coding sequence ATGAACCCAAATAATTGCACCTATGGCCCCTCTCATCAATCAATCGCCATTGAATCCGTTGAAATATCAGTTCAAAATCTCATTAAAAACTGGTACAAAAGGCAGCAATGGCAACACATTTTCAACCCAAgttcatcatcaccatcaagcAAAGCACCCTGGAGAAATCACTTAGCCAAATTCCTTGAATCGGTTCAAATCCGGATTCTCGCAATATCATTGCTTCTTTTCGACCTCATTCTCACTACTCTTGAACTATCATCAACCTTAGTTTCCTGTAGTAAAACCATAGAGAAATCTTGGTTTCATTGGGTGGGGATTTCCATCCTGACGTTGCTTTCAACTAAGATTGCGGCTCTAGCGGTGGCGCTTGGCATCGGTGGGTTCTTAAGAAGGCCAGGCTATGTTGTTGACGGTGTGGTTGTCATCGGGGCGTTGGTTCTGGAAGCTGTTTGGGAGGCGAAAGGCGGAGGGTTGCTTGTGGTAGTGAGTTTATGGAGGGTAGTGAGGGTGGTGGAAAGTGCTTTGGAGTTGAGTGATGAAGCTATTGAAGCACAAATTGAAGCTATCGTTTGCCAGTTTGAAGCACTCCGAGTTGAGAATTCAAGGCTTTTGGACACCATTTCTCGACAGAATCAGATAATTGAGACGCTTGAGAAAGAAGTTGATCAATATAGGCATGCTTCTGATCCTATTGAAGTGGTCGGTATTGTACCCAAATCAACCAATTTTAATCCcactttaaattaa